One genomic region from Reichenbachiella ulvae encodes:
- a CDS encoding histidine kinase dimerization/phospho-acceptor domain-containing protein, with translation MRNYFKKIDSRGVLYFILWLCFALMAYLFETKQWVELPPSLVTNLSSSFVMFSLFFLVLLYGKEWKAKSEEKSKLSESLKSAPIVIEGGIGDDKRLQFEVYAAKRALRLRDRILAKYAFTNSHEIRQPVANIVALAMLLEKTENAQDQKELISAIKGAAEALDERIIKLNDTLTLTNVKKREPIPT, from the coding sequence ATGAGGAATTATTTTAAAAAAATCGATAGCAGGGGTGTTTTGTATTTCATACTTTGGCTATGTTTTGCCCTAATGGCATATCTATTCGAAACTAAACAATGGGTAGAATTGCCTCCTTCCTTGGTTACCAACCTAAGTAGTTCATTTGTTATGTTCTCTCTTTTTTTCCTGGTGTTGCTGTACGGTAAGGAATGGAAAGCAAAAAGTGAGGAGAAATCGAAACTGAGTGAGTCACTCAAGTCAGCACCTATAGTAATCGAAGGGGGAATTGGAGATGATAAGCGCCTACAGTTTGAAGTCTATGCAGCTAAAAGAGCTTTGAGGTTACGTGACAGAATTTTAGCCAAATATGCATTTACCAATTCTCATGAGATCAGGCAGCCAGTGGCCAATATTGTTGCGTTGGCGATGCTTTTAGAAAAAACTGAAAATGCCCAGGATCAAAAAGAACTCATTTCTGCGATCAAGGGTGCAGCAGAGGCTCTAGATGAAAGAATCATCAAGCTCAATGATACCCTAACCTTAACTAATGTTAAAAAAAGAGAACCCATTCCAACCTGA
- a CDS encoding methyl-accepting chemotaxis protein, with protein sequence MKTRLTKVLILLLMVHLSWAGKRDIQVTNYTINNGLSNNRVLDMVQDHQGFMWVATEGGLSRYDGIKFKNHSNDPSDPSTIPGNIIEAIGLTPEGDLILMIKEKGLYKYEMTSESFIPYININEQYKNENHFIVRDIRVDEGGKIWVSATNGLYQLVQGERTESGFQDEFKRIALGVLYHSEPIKDGWMAVSSTDGVKLYHPELDSIVTGEHLSVLMQLKSTFITRYNANNNKLYISMVNGVHTLDMSTMILEELIHTDQTLRARGMVLNKEGNLILSSDNGMLIHDVRSGKTEHFLKNKNINFNTSVLNELCLDRTGNIWIGTWHNGILFVDKNGKKFNRILESPDGTGLTGDMARCIYAEGNKVFIGIDNGGMCVYDKSTDRVSYHLMEGAISNKGKNIKLIEGLSNSEVLVSEPTRLFIYDYINEEIVFEFESPSERKFLFLDMYKDREGTFWVSSAQILYKIENINGQEPYLVEQFHLPNYRGTIQDIFQDQEGRHWLGTSLGLVSFDAQQRQAELFSDMELPILGECVINDMVQLDEVLYLATSSHGLIAYNESKQEVKQFDSSSGLCNNSILDILVANNKDLWLSTAFGLAQFNPQTVGFKNYFKDDGLMSSQFGIKAADADEKGILYFGGYDGIIFFDPKQIKSNSHEPQIAMSHFRLFNEYIDFSHSDLLDRPINQVEEVELDYSQNTFAFEFVALNYSTSTRNHYAYQLEGFDEEWIESGNENIASYTNIDPGNYIFKVKGANNDGLWSKDVKTITITITPPWWETWWFRTAMALLIIVSTVWINRYRAKLRRIEKAKLHQKIKEATEKVEGQNAILQEQSAQLKSAVEETNEVIREAVESGNFQSRIKLAGKEGEWLNLAQSINQLFETIVKPFNAINKIVDAMAKGDLSKRFEEDVKGDVLYLAQNLNSGLNNLSALLQEVTGEVNGIGESAQEMLNTSKEISTSTNEIASTIGEMSRGAQEQVAKIDQSSTLLEGVMKFAEETGQQAEVINTSAVLGVEKSENGMKIIQNLNEDMGRISQHSAGSIDSINTLSAKANDIVRVLNIIKEIASQTNLLALNAAIEAAQAGDAGRGFAVVAEEIRKLAEGSKNSAKEIDQIVTDVLGQTERTTKLIHEMNETVKGGGDSTQKASLAFEEITTSYAETLEMSRKILDSTKQQASDLGRIVETTEGVVVIAEETAAGTEELASSASQLSVGMEGYTYKVMNVSETVERLNRMVNQFQLEQRLESIEWREQMKAL encoded by the coding sequence ATGAAAACAAGATTAACAAAAGTACTGATCCTATTATTGATGGTTCATTTGTCATGGGCCGGTAAGCGAGACATTCAAGTTACCAATTATACCATTAATAATGGACTTAGCAACAACCGTGTCCTCGATATGGTCCAAGACCATCAGGGCTTTATGTGGGTTGCTACTGAAGGGGGACTGTCCCGATATGATGGGATTAAATTCAAGAATCATAGTAATGACCCTTCTGATCCCAGCACGATTCCGGGCAACATTATTGAGGCGATTGGACTAACCCCAGAGGGAGATTTGATATTGATGATCAAAGAGAAAGGGCTGTATAAATATGAAATGACCTCCGAGTCTTTCATACCTTATATCAATATCAATGAGCAATATAAAAACGAAAATCATTTTATAGTCCGGGACATAAGGGTCGATGAGGGAGGTAAGATTTGGGTGTCTGCAACCAACGGCCTTTATCAGCTAGTTCAGGGAGAACGAACGGAGTCAGGTTTTCAGGATGAGTTTAAAAGAATCGCTCTTGGTGTACTTTATCATTCAGAACCTATCAAAGATGGTTGGATGGCTGTATCATCGACAGATGGGGTGAAGCTATATCATCCAGAGTTGGACAGCATTGTGACAGGAGAACATTTATCTGTATTGATGCAACTCAAGAGTACCTTCATCACAAGATACAATGCAAATAATAATAAGCTGTATATCAGTATGGTCAACGGAGTGCATACGCTCGATATGTCCACCATGATTTTGGAGGAATTGATACATACGGATCAGACTTTAAGAGCTAGAGGGATGGTATTGAACAAGGAAGGGAATTTGATTCTATCCAGCGATAACGGCATGTTGATTCATGACGTTCGTTCAGGAAAAACGGAACATTTTCTGAAAAACAAAAATATCAATTTTAACACTTCAGTACTAAATGAGCTATGTCTCGACCGAACAGGTAATATATGGATAGGAACCTGGCACAATGGTATTTTATTTGTTGATAAAAACGGTAAAAAGTTCAATAGAATTTTGGAGTCTCCTGACGGTACAGGCCTCACTGGTGATATGGCACGATGTATTTATGCCGAGGGAAACAAAGTATTCATAGGAATTGACAATGGAGGCATGTGTGTCTATGATAAGTCCACTGATCGGGTGAGTTATCATCTGATGGAAGGTGCTATTTCCAATAAAGGCAAGAATATTAAATTGATAGAAGGACTATCCAATAGTGAGGTGCTGGTTTCTGAGCCCACCCGTTTGTTTATTTATGATTATATCAATGAAGAAATTGTATTTGAGTTTGAAAGTCCTTCGGAACGGAAATTTTTGTTTTTGGATATGTACAAAGATAGAGAAGGAACCTTCTGGGTTAGTAGTGCTCAAATCCTTTACAAAATTGAAAATATAAATGGTCAGGAACCATATTTAGTCGAACAGTTTCATCTACCTAATTATAGAGGAACCATTCAGGATATCTTTCAGGATCAAGAAGGAAGACATTGGTTGGGGACTTCCCTTGGATTGGTGTCTTTTGATGCCCAACAAAGGCAGGCGGAATTGTTCTCAGATATGGAATTGCCAATCTTAGGAGAGTGTGTTATCAATGATATGGTTCAGCTAGATGAAGTGCTTTATTTGGCCACAAGCTCTCACGGCCTGATTGCCTATAATGAATCTAAGCAAGAGGTAAAGCAGTTCGATAGCAGCTCAGGATTGTGCAATAACAGTATTCTGGATATTTTAGTGGCTAATAACAAAGATCTCTGGTTGAGTACTGCATTTGGTTTGGCCCAATTTAATCCACAAACTGTTGGTTTTAAAAATTACTTTAAGGATGATGGATTGATGAGTAGTCAGTTTGGAATCAAGGCAGCCGATGCTGACGAAAAGGGTATTCTTTACTTTGGAGGCTATGATGGGATCATTTTTTTTGATCCGAAGCAAATTAAGTCCAATTCACATGAACCACAAATTGCCATGTCTCATTTCAGGCTGTTTAATGAATATATTGATTTTTCTCATTCAGATCTATTAGATCGTCCGATCAATCAAGTAGAAGAAGTTGAATTGGACTATTCGCAAAATACTTTTGCTTTTGAATTTGTGGCCTTGAACTACAGTACTTCTACTCGTAACCATTATGCTTATCAGCTTGAGGGTTTTGATGAAGAATGGATAGAAAGTGGGAATGAGAATATAGCCTCTTATACCAATATCGATCCGGGAAATTATATCTTCAAAGTGAAAGGAGCGAATAATGATGGTTTGTGGAGCAAGGATGTAAAAACTATAACCATTACCATCACCCCACCTTGGTGGGAAACTTGGTGGTTTAGAACCGCTATGGCGCTTTTGATTATTGTGTCAACTGTTTGGATCAATAGGTATCGAGCTAAGTTGAGAAGAATAGAAAAAGCCAAGTTGCATCAGAAAATCAAGGAAGCTACTGAGAAAGTTGAAGGGCAAAATGCGATACTTCAAGAACAAAGTGCCCAATTGAAATCGGCAGTAGAAGAAACCAACGAAGTAATCAGAGAGGCTGTAGAATCTGGGAATTTTCAATCACGTATAAAGCTGGCGGGCAAGGAAGGCGAATGGTTGAATCTAGCACAATCTATCAATCAACTGTTCGAGACCATTGTTAAACCGTTCAATGCGATTAATAAAATTGTCGACGCAATGGCCAAGGGTGATCTGAGCAAACGGTTCGAAGAAGATGTGAAGGGAGATGTGCTCTATTTGGCTCAAAATCTGAATAGCGGACTGAATAACCTTTCTGCTTTGCTGCAGGAAGTGACCGGAGAGGTCAATGGTATCGGTGAATCTGCTCAGGAGATGTTAAATACGAGCAAGGAGATTTCGACTAGTACCAATGAGATAGCCTCAACTATAGGCGAAATGAGCAGAGGAGCACAAGAGCAAGTGGCCAAGATTGATCAGTCGTCCACTTTGCTGGAAGGTGTGATGAAGTTCGCCGAAGAGACAGGACAACAGGCGGAGGTTATTAATACCAGTGCAGTTCTTGGGGTAGAAAAGAGTGAGAATGGTATGAAAATTATTCAAAATCTCAATGAGGACATGGGGCGGATTTCGCAACATTCTGCCGGTTCTATTGACTCTATCAATACCTTGAGTGCTAAGGCCAACGACATTGTAAGAGTACTCAATATCATCAAAGAGATTGCTTCTCAAACGAATCTATTGGCATTGAATGCTGCTATTGAGGCAGCACAGGCAGGTGATGCAGGAAGAGGATTTGCGGTAGTTGCTGAGGAGATCAGAAAATTGGCAGAAGGCTCTAAAAATTCTGCCAAAGAAATAGATCAAATCGTGACTGATGTGTTGGGGCAGACAGAGCGTACGACTAAGCTGATTCATGAGATGAATGAGACGGTCAAAGGTGGAGGAGATTCCACACAAAAGGCATCTTTGGCTTTTGAGGAGATTACGACTTCATACGCAGAGACACTGGAGATGTCCAGGAAGATTTTAGATTCTACCAAACAACAGGCGAGCGATTTGGGAAGAATAGTTGAAACCACAGAAGGTGTCGTGGTGATTGCCGAGGAGACAGCTGCGGGCACTGAAGAATTGGCCAGTTCGGCTTCCCAACTGTCGGTTGGGATGGAGGGCTACACGTATAAGGTGATGAATGTATCCGAAACCGTTGAGCGACTCAATCGAATGGTGAATCAGTTCCAATTGGAACAGCGGCTGGAATCAATTGAATGGAGAGAACAAATGAAAGCACTTTAG
- a CDS encoding T9SS type A sorting domain-containing protein gives MKKELLILVILLWSQLALGQLVNYNWPKTEDIVSDKYGVRAREIQGQDTLDWVNITTLISLPRNYDDHPVYGGDASTEFLEDRSMSYVQFSFDGVIEVEVFKAYGEKASRVEILPSGFGVIPHYFDGEKVKFIMDKPEYLSINFVSSDNQDDDRFGGMNIKHGMMIFSDPPEEMTGDYSVPQIGDAGVVVWNNDLDIETIRLANVIYFPPGDHKMKDHKDNTQEDIYVQETMLNEPLYHGQLRLKKTQRIYIAGGAYVRGAFHAHGHNDSWLYGRGVVSGKDHWMHEIIKPTANGEYILNTQGKEAFVDFIGVDRAKLHGVVLTEAYHHTCPSGNNSDIKRIKILGFCSNNDGIRPGGDSMVDHIFIKTSDDYDYARSPHEVKNSVFWPGVNGAVGMLGWNNLGTGYAEYRNNYVINSEWSSENKKNTGIIGSVADDGMKLEQNILENYQIEGPTAYLINATLEEKGSLESGYLRDFTFKNMIADQNFALPNGKIVKQLMRGLENNWLEGFTFTNLIVGGVLVTWDNYQEYFDLDLTGSNGANEDASKFVKNVTFNSQGDLYEAQLNVGTGGSIYPNGSGSIVQMLGGLDQNFKINADEGYKIKEVLVDGESKGRIQNVLFPEVMMNHTIEVVFEEGEDYYSNTGSFYQYEFVRETEEYKEPEPILANQGLDHEKIILYPNPVEDTLMLKGLVYGQYVIVDGSGKKLIEGQDPVIDIRSLPNGFYYLITDTKQTFRFLKR, from the coding sequence ATGAAGAAAGAATTACTAATCCTGGTCATCCTACTTTGGAGTCAATTGGCCCTAGGGCAGTTGGTTAATTATAATTGGCCTAAAACCGAAGACATCGTTTCGGACAAATATGGAGTCAGAGCAAGAGAGATACAGGGTCAAGACACCCTGGATTGGGTGAATATCACAACGCTGATCAGTTTGCCTAGAAACTATGACGATCATCCTGTTTATGGTGGGGACGCATCCACTGAATTTTTGGAGGATAGAAGTATGTCTTATGTTCAGTTTTCCTTCGATGGAGTCATCGAGGTAGAAGTCTTTAAAGCTTATGGTGAAAAGGCTTCACGGGTGGAAATCCTCCCTTCAGGTTTTGGAGTAATACCTCATTATTTTGATGGAGAGAAGGTCAAGTTCATCATGGACAAACCAGAGTATCTGAGTATCAATTTTGTAAGTTCGGATAATCAGGATGACGATCGTTTTGGTGGGATGAATATAAAGCATGGTATGATGATATTTTCTGATCCTCCTGAAGAGATGACGGGGGATTATTCTGTGCCCCAAATTGGTGATGCAGGTGTGGTAGTATGGAACAATGATTTGGATATTGAGACCATTCGCCTAGCCAATGTGATTTATTTCCCTCCAGGAGATCATAAAATGAAGGATCACAAGGATAATACCCAGGAGGATATCTATGTGCAGGAGACAATGCTCAATGAGCCTTTGTACCATGGTCAACTTCGGCTCAAAAAGACCCAAAGGATCTACATAGCAGGTGGGGCTTATGTCAGAGGGGCCTTTCATGCTCATGGACACAATGATAGCTGGTTATATGGCCGAGGAGTCGTGTCTGGCAAAGATCACTGGATGCACGAGATCATCAAGCCTACAGCTAATGGGGAGTACATATTGAACACGCAGGGCAAGGAAGCCTTTGTGGACTTCATAGGTGTAGACAGAGCCAAACTTCATGGCGTAGTATTGACGGAGGCTTATCATCACACCTGTCCCAGTGGCAACAACAGTGATATCAAAAGGATTAAGATATTGGGGTTCTGCTCTAACAATGATGGAATCAGACCAGGAGGCGATAGTATGGTGGATCATATTTTTATCAAGACAAGTGATGACTATGATTATGCCAGAAGTCCACATGAAGTAAAGAATTCCGTATTCTGGCCAGGAGTGAATGGTGCCGTGGGAATGTTGGGATGGAACAATCTAGGTACTGGCTATGCTGAGTATAGAAACAACTATGTGATCAATTCAGAATGGTCTTCGGAGAATAAGAAAAATACAGGCATCATTGGGTCTGTTGCCGATGATGGTATGAAGCTAGAGCAAAATATTCTGGAGAATTATCAGATAGAAGGACCTACTGCCTACCTGATCAATGCTACGCTGGAGGAGAAAGGAAGTTTAGAGTCTGGTTATCTTCGAGATTTTACTTTTAAGAATATGATAGCGGATCAAAATTTTGCATTGCCAAATGGTAAGATAGTCAAGCAATTGATGAGAGGGTTAGAGAACAACTGGCTAGAAGGATTCACATTTACCAATTTGATTGTGGGAGGAGTGCTTGTTACTTGGGACAATTATCAGGAATATTTCGATTTGGATTTGACTGGCAGTAATGGAGCCAATGAAGATGCTTCGAAGTTTGTCAAGAATGTAACTTTTAATAGTCAAGGAGACTTGTATGAAGCGCAGTTGAATGTAGGTACTGGTGGGAGCATCTATCCAAATGGTAGCGGTAGTATTGTGCAAATGCTCGGTGGATTGGATCAGAATTTTAAAATCAATGCAGACGAAGGATACAAAATTAAAGAGGTGCTGGTAGATGGTGAATCCAAGGGTAGAATTCAGAATGTGCTTTTTCCTGAGGTGATGATGAATCATACCATTGAGGTAGTATTCGAGGAAGGTGAAGATTATTATTCAAATACTGGTTCATTTTATCAATATGAGTTTGTTCGTGAGACGGAAGAATACAAGGAACCAGAACCCATTTTAGCAAATCAGGGATTGGATCACGAAAAAATCATCCTTTACCCTAACCCAGTGGAAGATACCCTTATGCTGAAAGGATTGGTGTATGGGCAATACGTGATTGTCGATGGATCTGGGAAGAAACTAATTGAAGGCCAGGACCCTGTGATAGATATCAGGAGTTTGCCTAATGGCTTCTATTATTTGATCACAGATACCAAACAAACCTTTAGATTTTTAAAGCGATAG
- a CDS encoding sulfatase-like hydrolase/transferase, with product MKRILLLMVCILCSTLSHAQKKNVLFIAIDDLNDWTGAFGGNPQSITPNLDALANKGVAFQNAYCASPVCNPSRTAILTGRRPHATGLVNNDGGRNFREDDQQWVRELITMPEYFSSQGYESVAQGKIFHKHDSNPEVWDVLGPGGQGAAGGVNDEVAGISWGYSPNEKLEETGDWKSADYGAQYLAKNHDKPFFLAIGLFRPHLPFRAPKEFFDLFDPDTLNIPAGYKANDLQDAYSRGSNNKLSEVQAAGKWKEVIRAYLACIAFADANLGHLIDALDDSQYADNTIVVLWGDHGWHLGEKEHFQKFTLWERAIKTPLIIYDPSKGSGNSFYPVSLQDLYPTLVSLAGIEQPDFEVRGRDLTPLLEDPDREDWCGAALTSYSTGHSIRSNQFRYTLYNNGEEELYDHKNDPWEWENLANHSDLADQKQQMAEALNQMKEFEESPFEQCESVVVRDSQTSEGIKLGINMEYQENDILIYPNPSDGILHILKQNQYWEASYQVFGANGVELIQGTGGLLDMNSNAAGRYWLRLEGYESAIPILLN from the coding sequence ATGAAAAGAATTTTACTTCTTATGGTCTGTATTTTATGCAGTACCTTATCTCATGCACAAAAGAAGAACGTATTATTTATTGCCATAGACGATCTCAATGATTGGACGGGGGCATTTGGAGGTAATCCGCAAAGCATCACACCGAACCTCGATGCATTGGCCAACAAGGGAGTTGCCTTTCAGAATGCCTACTGTGCTTCACCGGTGTGTAACCCGTCGAGGACAGCTATCTTGACTGGAAGACGACCTCATGCAACTGGCCTGGTCAACAATGACGGAGGGAGGAATTTTAGAGAGGATGACCAACAGTGGGTACGTGAATTGATTACCATGCCCGAATATTTTAGCAGTCAGGGATATGAGAGTGTGGCTCAGGGCAAGATTTTTCATAAGCATGATTCTAATCCTGAAGTTTGGGATGTTTTGGGACCTGGAGGGCAGGGAGCAGCAGGAGGTGTCAATGACGAAGTGGCAGGAATCTCGTGGGGCTATTCTCCCAACGAAAAGCTGGAAGAAACAGGAGATTGGAAAAGTGCTGATTATGGGGCACAGTATCTAGCGAAGAATCATGATAAACCATTTTTCTTGGCGATCGGATTGTTTAGACCTCATTTGCCCTTTCGAGCTCCCAAGGAGTTTTTTGATCTATTTGATCCGGATACTTTGAATATCCCAGCAGGATACAAAGCCAATGATCTGCAAGATGCTTACAGTCGAGGGTCTAATAACAAGCTGTCTGAAGTACAGGCTGCCGGTAAATGGAAAGAGGTGATCCGGGCTTACCTGGCTTGTATTGCATTTGCAGATGCCAATTTGGGCCATTTGATTGATGCATTGGATGATAGTCAGTATGCTGATAATACGATTGTTGTACTCTGGGGAGATCACGGCTGGCACCTAGGCGAAAAGGAGCACTTTCAAAAATTCACTTTGTGGGAAAGAGCTATCAAGACTCCTTTGATCATATATGATCCGAGTAAAGGGAGCGGTAACAGCTTCTATCCGGTTTCTCTTCAGGATTTGTATCCTACTTTGGTGTCGCTTGCAGGAATAGAACAGCCTGATTTTGAAGTGAGGGGAAGGGACTTGACACCTTTGCTTGAAGACCCAGATCGTGAGGATTGGTGTGGTGCTGCTTTAACTTCGTACTCTACCGGTCATTCCATTCGAAGCAATCAGTTTAGGTACACTTTGTATAACAATGGCGAAGAAGAATTGTATGATCATAAAAATGATCCATGGGAGTGGGAGAATCTGGCCAATCACTCAGATTTGGCCGATCAAAAACAGCAAATGGCTGAGGCACTGAATCAAATGAAGGAATTCGAAGAGTCTCCATTTGAGCAATGCGAATCAGTCGTGGTTCGAGATAGTCAGACTTCTGAAGGAATTAAACTTGGTATTAATATGGAGTATCAGGAGAATGATATTCTCATCTATCCTAATCCGAGCGATGGCATTTTGCACATTCTGAAACAGAACCAATATTGGGAAGCATCTTATCAGGTTTTTGGGGCTAATGGTGTGGAATTGATACAAGGGACAGGAGGTCTCCTGGATATGAATTCTAATGCCGCAGGAAGGTATTGGCTCAGATTAGAGGGCTATGAAAGTGCGATACCAATATTATTGAATTAG